A window from Opitutia bacterium ISCC 52 encodes these proteins:
- a CDS encoding RidA family protein, with the protein MFKYITPEEIPPPFATYSHGVEVPANARLLFVSGQLSVSLTEPIPEDTESQAGLIFKNIGSILESAGMSLNNLVRINAYVTGREHLQPYMKVRDELFSQPAPASTLMIVSGFAREAFTVEIEVIAAADS; encoded by the coding sequence GATCCCTCCCCCATTCGCCACTTATAGCCACGGCGTTGAGGTACCGGCAAACGCACGATTGTTGTTCGTATCTGGACAACTCAGCGTTTCTTTGACCGAGCCCATCCCTGAAGACACCGAGTCGCAGGCAGGTCTGATTTTTAAGAATATCGGTTCGATCCTTGAATCCGCCGGTATGAGCTTGAACAACCTGGTTCGCATCAATGCCTACGTCACTGGTCGAGAACATCTTCAACCGTACATGAAAGTAAGGGACGAATTATTCTCTCAACCGGCTCCCGCATCGACCTTAATGATCGTGTCTGGGTTTGCCCGCGAAGCATTTACCGTCGAGATAGAGGTGATCGCTGCGGCAGATTCGTGA